One Cryptomeria japonica chromosome 9, Sugi_1.0, whole genome shotgun sequence genomic window carries:
- the LOC131051701 gene encoding uncharacterized protein LOC131051701, with product MPRQKDFAWTHCTAIPGSTKVKCNWCQDEISSGIYRFKWHLSKERGNNTEIYKKCPAYVSYQAKQSLEGIAKNKAKKAKIGVELGSSSTNPRMHDLGEDGEDGGFRESGSTHNSIARGPNTGRGNTNAFFQPHTTPGSQNTLESTRWRKIVTEQAKKAIANYWYSSHTAFHASKNPYWQPMVDAIAAVGPGFQAPSYESLRVGMLKDAIEDVQDVKQHRLQWVRTGCRIMSDDWTDRRNQTLINFLVSWPQNVVQFITDNVAACVAAGRLLTDKYPSMFFTPSEWMESGFTTQANGIAVAEYMHSTTFWESIEQIVEFSKPLVKVLKLVDGDKPPWDVYEAMDRAKETNFMEIDVEIKQGFFKCMEKMFLDLEKFDAVTIELEVYKHAKGFLSSRAAIQSRKTIQPAAWWASFGDEIPNLRWMVVHILSQPCSSSACERNWSVFEHIHSKKRNRLSQQQLNDLVFVHHNLCLKIRKAQGTIEEGLPIDLNEIYPECKSKGADFERIPLHYQTWSNNSKFGEDQTLMRISKF from the exons ATGCCACGTCAAAAAGACTTTGCATGGACACATTGCACAGCAATTCCTGGTAGCACGAAGGTCAAGTGCAATTGGTGTCAAGATGAGATCAGTAGTggaatttatcgtttcaaatggcaTTTGTCAAAAGAACGAGGAAATAACACCGAAATATACAAAAAATGCCCTGCATATGTCTCATATCAGGCAAAGCAATCTCTTGAAGGGATTGCTAAGAATAAGGCCAAAAAGGCAAAAATTGGGGTTGAACTAGGTTCAAGTTCTACAAATCCTAGGATGCATGATTTGGGTGAGGATGGTGAAGATGGGGGTTTCAGGGAATCTGGGTCGACACATAATTCTATAGCACGTGGACCAAACACAGGTAGAGGAAACACTAATGCTTTCTTCCAACCTCATACTACACCAGGATCACAAAACACTTTGGAGAGTACAAGATGGAGGAAAATTGTCACTGAACAAGCAAAGAAGGCAATTGCTAATTATTGGTACTCCTCTCACACGGCATTCCATGCTTCCAAAAATCCATATTGGCaacccatggtagatgctattgcagCTGTAGGTCCTGGGTTTCAAGCCCCATCTTATGAATCATTGAGGGTTGGTATGCTGAAAGATGCAATAGAGGATGTTCAAGATGTTAAACAACATCGATTGCAGTGGGTTAGAACTGGTTGCAGAATCATGTCAGATGATTGGACAGATAGAAGGAACCAAActctcattaacttccttgtctctt ggccacaaaatgtggttcaatttatcacaGACAATGTTGCTGCTTGTGTTGCTGCAGGGAGACTTCTAACAGATAAATACCCTTCCATGTTTTTTACACCAT CTGAGTGGATGGAGTCTGGTTTCACAACTCAAGCAAATGGCATAGCAGTGGCAGAGTATATGCATTCTACCACCTTTTGGGAATCTATTGAACAGATTGTAGAATTTTCAAAGCCTTTAGTAAAAGTCTTGAAACTAGTGGATGGGGATAAACCCCCATGGGAtgtgtatgaggccatggatagggccaaggag ACTAACTTCATGGAAATTGATGTTGAGATCAAACAAGGCTTCTTCAAGTGCATGGAAAAAATGTTTCTTGACTTGGAAAAATTTGATGCGGTTACGATAGAGTTGGAAGTGTACAAGCATGCCAAGGGCTTTCTCTCTTCTAGGGCTGCTATACAAAGCAGAAAGACCATTCAACCAG ctGCATGGTGGGCTTCTTTTGGAGACGAAATACCAAATTTAAGGTGGATGGTAGTGcacattttgagccaaccatgcagctcaTCAGCTTGTGAGCGTAATTGGAGTGTGTTTGAACACATACATTCCAAGAAACGCAACCGCCTATCACAACAACAGCTGAATGACCTAGTATTTGTTCATCACAACCTCTGTTTGAAGATAAGGAAAGCTCAAG GAACTATTGAGGAAGGCTTGCCAATTGACCTCAATGAGATATATCCAGAGT